The Setaria italica strain Yugu1 chromosome IX, Setaria_italica_v2.0, whole genome shotgun sequence genome has a window encoding:
- the LOC101756099 gene encoding E3 ubiquitin-protein ligase EL5: protein MDADGGGTAPAPASHGHAGVSNRASTALAAVSVFLILLCLFWRFIWQCLKHERRGGPSSAAATATSSSSSASTPPPSCPSRDGAAAYVAGEAARRTPRATTKATSSPLPVFVRVAAAGFGAEKVDCAVCLAELGDGEAATRLVPGCGHGFHAECIEAWFRVNSTCPLCRAAVAAAASGQSAGEAPQYCSSVW from the coding sequence ATGGACGCCGATGGCGGTGGCACTGCCCCAGCGCCGGCGTCGCACGGGCACGCCGGCGTCTCCAACCGCGCCTCGACGGCGCTCGCGGCCGTCAGCGTCTTCCTCATCCTGCTCTGCCTCTTCTGGCGCTTCATCTGGCAGTGCCTGAAGCACGAACGCAGAGGCGGTCCCTCCAGCGCTGCCGCTACagctacctcctcctcctcgtcggcgtccaCTCCGCCACCGTCATGCCCGTCTcgggacggggcggcggccTACGTGGCAGGGGAGGCGGCGCGCCGCACGCCTCGCGCGACGACGAAGGCGACGTCGTCGCCGCTCCCGGTGTTCGtgcgcgtggcggcggcgggattcGGCGCGGAGAAGGTCGACTGCGCGGTGTGCCTGGCGGAGCTCGGGGACGGTGAGGCCGCCACGCGGCTGGTGCCGGGCTGCGGGCACGGGTTCCACGCGGAGTGCATCGAGGCGTGGTTCCGCGTCAACTCGACGTGCCCGCTCTGCCgcgccgcggtggccgcggccgcctcgggGCAGAGCGCCGGAGAGGCTCCGCAGTACTGCAGCAGCGTATGGTAG
- the LOC101784175 gene encoding sucrose synthase 4, whose product MSAPKLDRTPSIRDRVEDTLHAHRNELVALLSKYVNKGTCILQPHHILDALDEVQGSEGRALAEGSFLDVLRSAQEAIVVPPFVAIAVRPRPGVWEYVRVNVHELSVEQLTIPEYLCFKEALVDGQHNDPYLLELDFEPFNVSVPRPNRSSSIGNGVQFLNRHLSSIMFRNRDCLEPLLDFLRGHRHKGHVMMLNDRIQSLGRLQSVLTKAEEHLSKLPADTPYSQFAYQFQEWGLEKGWGDTAEHILEMIHLLLDILQAPDPSTLETFLGRIPMIFNVVVVSPHGYFGQANVLGLPDTGGQIVYILDQVRALENEMVLRLKKQGLDVTPKILIVTRLIPDAKGTSCNQRLERISGTQHTYILRVPFRNENGILKKWISRFDVWPYLERFAEDAAGEIAAELQGTPDFIIGNYSDGNLVASLLSYKMGITQCNIAHALEKTKYPDSDIYWKKFDEKYHFSCQFTADIISMNNADFIITSTYQEIAGSKNTVGQYESHTAFTLPGLYRVVHGIDVFDPKFNIVSPGADMSIYFPHTEKAKRLTSFHGSIESLIYDPEQNDEHIGYLDDRSKPILFSMARLDRVKNITGLVEAFAKCSKLRELVNLVVVAGYNDVKKSKDREEIAEIEKMHELIKTYNLFGQFRWISAQTNRARNGELYRYIADTHGAFVQPAFYEAFGLTVVEAMTCGLPTFATLHGGPAEIIEHGISGFHIDPYHPDQAANLMADFFERSKQEPNHWVKISEAGLQRIYEKYTWKIYSERLMTLAGVYGFWKYVSKLERRETRRYLEMFYILKFRELVKTVPLAIDQPQ is encoded by the exons ATGTCGGCCCCGAAGCTGGACCGCACCCCGAGCATCCGGGACCGCGTCGAGGACACCCTCCACGCGCACCGCAACGAGCTCGTCGCCCTCCTCTCCAA gtACGTGAACAAGGGGACGTGCATCCTGCAGCCGCACCACATCCTCGACGCGCTCGACGAGGTCCAGGGCTCCGAGGGCCGCGCGCTCGCCGAGGGCTCCTTCCTCGACGTCCTCCGCTCCGCGCAGGAGGCGATCGTGGTTCCGCCGTTCGTGGCCATCGCGGTGCGCCCGCGGCCGGGGGTGTGGGAGTACGTCCGCGTCAACGTGCACGAGCTCAGCGTCGAGCAGCTCACCATCCCGGAGTACCTGTGCTTCAAGGAGGCGCTCGTCGACGGCCA GCACAATGATCCCTACTTGCTTGAGCTTGACTTCGAGCCATTCAATGTCTCAGTCCCGCGCCCTAATCGGTCATCGTCTATTGGAAATGGCGTGCAGTTTCTCAATCGACACTTGTCCTCGATCATGTTCCGCAACAGGGATTGCCTGGAGCCCCTGCTGGATTTCCTCCGTGGCCACCGGCACAAGGGGCAT GTTATGATGCTAAACGATAGGATCCAGAGCTTGGGGAGGCTTCAGTCTGTGCTGACCAAAGCTGAGGAGCACTTGTCAAAGCTCCCAGCTGACACACCATACTCACAATTTGCTTATCA ATTTCAAGAATGGGGCCTGGAGAAAGGTTGGGGGGATACAGCTGAACATATCTTGGAAATGATTCATCTACTTCTGGATATCCTTCAAGCCCCTGATCCATCTACACTGGAGACATTCTTGGGAAGGATCCCCATGATTTTTAATGTTGTTGTAGTATCCCCTCATGGATACTTTGGTCAAGCTAATGTATTAGGTTTGCCAGACACAGGAGGACAG ATTGTCTATATACTGGACCAAGTTCGTGCATTAGAGAATGAGATGGTTCTTCGGTTAAAGAAACAAGGGCTTGATGTTACCCCAAAGATTCTCATT GTTACTCGGCTGATACCAGATGCAAAAGGGACATCATGCAATCAGCGGCTTGAGAGAATTAGTGGAACACAGCATACATACATATTACGAGTTCCTTTTAGAAATGAAAATGGTATACTGAAGAAATGGATATCAAGATTTGATGTCTGGCCATACTTGGAGAGATTTGCTGAG GACGCTGCTGGTGAAATTGCTGCAGAATTACAGGGCACTCCGGACTTCATAATTGGAAACTACAGTGATGGAAATCTTGTGGCATCCTTGCTGTCTTATAAGATGGGAATTACCCAG TGCAATATTGCTCATGCTCTGGAAAAGACAAAATATCCAGATTCAGACATATACTGGAAGAAGTTCGATGAGAAGTATCATTTCTCTTGTCAATTCACTGCTGATATAATTTCTATGAACAATGCTGATTTTATCATCACCAGCACATACCAAGAAATTGCTGGAAG CAAAAACACTGTTGGACAGTATGAGAGCCACACAGCTTTTACTCTTCCTGGTCTGTACCGTGTTGTCCATGGGATTGATGTCTTTGATCCAAAGTTCAATATAGTCTCTCCTGGAGCGGACATGTCAATATATTTTCCACACACTGAGAAGGCCAAGCGGCTCACTTCTTTTCATGGTTCAATAGAAAGTTTGATTTATGATCCAGAGCAAAATGATGAACACAT TGGGTATCTGGATGACCGATCAAAACCCATCCTCTTCTCCATGGCAAGACTTGACAGGGTGAAGAACATAACAGGACTGGTTGAAGCTTTTGCTAAATGCTCTAAGCTGAGAGAGCTGGTAAACCTTGTTGTCGTCGCTGGGTATAATGATGTAAAGAAGTCCAAGGACAGAGAAGAGATTGCAGAGATAGAGAAGATGCACGAACTTATTAAAACCTACAACTTGTTCGGGCAGTTCCGTTGGATCTCTGCTCAGACAAACAGGGCCCGCAACGGCGAGCTCTATCGCTACATAGCTGATACTCATGGTGCCTTTGTACAG CCAGCATTTTATGAAGCATTTGGTCTCACTGTCGTGGAGGCCATGACCTGTGGACTTCCTACTTTCGCGACACTCCATGGAGGGCCAGCTGAGATTATTGAGCATGGCATCTCAGGCTTCCACATTGACCCTTACCATCCTGATCAGGCTGCTAACCTGATGGCTGATTTCTTCGAACGAAGCAAGCAAGAACCCAACCACTGGGTGAAAATATCTGAAGCAGGACTTCAGCGCATATACGAAAA GTACACATGGAAGATTTACTCTGAGAGGTTGATGACATTGGCTGGGGTCTACGGTTTCTGGAAGTATGTTTCGAAGCTCGAGAGGCGGGAGACAAGGCGATACCTTGAGATGTTCTACATATTGAAGTTCCGCGAGCTG GTGAAGACGGTGCCGCTTGCGATTGACCAGCCACAGTAA